A genomic segment from Rahnella aceris encodes:
- the cvpA gene encoding colicin V production protein, translating into MVWIDYVIIAVIGFSALVSLIRGFVREALSLVTWACAFFVASHYYPYLAIYFTRFEDELVRNGIAIAILFIATLIVGAIVNYVIGSLVERTGLSGTDRVLGVCFGALRGVLIVSAMLFFLDTFTGFSQSEDWKQSQLIPQFSYIIRWFFDYLQSTSSFLPKHI; encoded by the coding sequence ATGGTCTGGATTGATTACGTCATTATTGCGGTTATCGGATTTTCTGCTTTAGTCAGTTTGATCCGTGGCTTTGTTCGTGAGGCTTTATCGCTGGTAACCTGGGCTTGCGCCTTTTTTGTTGCCAGCCATTATTACCCTTACCTCGCCATCTACTTCACACGTTTCGAAGATGAGTTAGTTCGAAACGGGATCGCAATTGCCATCTTGTTCATCGCGACGTTGATCGTAGGTGCAATTGTCAACTATGTGATTGGTTCACTGGTTGAAAGAACCGGGTTGTCCGGCACTGACAGGGTGTTAGGTGTGTGCTTCGGCGCACTGCGCGGGGTGTTAATTGTCTCCGCGATGCTGTTCTTCCTCGATACTTTTACCGGTTTTTCGCAAAGTGAAGACTGGAAACAATCCCAGTTGATCCCACAGTTCAGTTATATCATCAGGTGGTTCTTTGACTACCTGCAGAGCACGTCGAGTTTCTTGCCAAAACATATTTAG
- the purF gene encoding amidophosphoribosyltransferase, translated as MCGIVGIAGFMPVNQSIYDALTVLQHRGQDAAGITTIDANNNFRLRKANGLVKDVFEARHMQRLQGNMGIGHVRYPTAGSSSASEAQPFYVNSPFGITLAHNGNLTNAHELRSNLFEGQRRHVNTTSDSEILLNILASELDRFQHYPLEADNIFAAVAAVNLKIRGAYACVAMIIGHGMLAFRDPHGIRPLVIGKRTLEDGRNEYMVASESVALDTLGFEFLRDVAPGEAVYITEKGQLFTRMCAENPQYNPCLFEYVYFARPDSFIDKISVYSARVRMGEKLGAKIAREWEDLDIDVVIPIPETSCDIALEIARILDKPYRQGFVKNRYVGRTFIMPGQQERRKSVRRKLNANRAEFRDKNVLLVDDSIVRGTTSQQIVEMAREAGARRVYLASAAPEIRFPNVYGIDMPSANELIAHGREVSEINQIIGADALIFQDLSDLIAAVKEDNMDIEKFECSVFDGVYVTKDVDQNYLEYLEALRNDDAQALRGQQEAENLEMHNEG; from the coding sequence ATGTGCGGTATTGTCGGTATCGCCGGTTTCATGCCGGTAAACCAGTCGATTTATGACGCGTTAACGGTGTTACAACACCGTGGTCAGGATGCCGCAGGCATCACCACCATCGACGCGAATAATAACTTCCGTTTACGTAAAGCGAATGGCCTGGTGAAGGATGTTTTCGAAGCCCGCCATATGCAACGCTTACAGGGCAACATGGGTATCGGCCATGTGCGCTACCCAACGGCTGGCAGTTCCAGCGCTTCAGAAGCTCAACCCTTTTACGTCAACTCTCCGTTCGGCATTACCCTTGCCCATAACGGCAACCTGACCAATGCTCACGAATTGCGCAGCAACCTGTTCGAAGGCCAGCGCCGTCATGTGAACACCACGTCCGATTCTGAGATTCTGCTCAATATCCTGGCGAGTGAACTGGATCGTTTCCAGCATTACCCGCTGGAAGCTGACAACATTTTTGCTGCGGTTGCCGCAGTGAATCTGAAAATCCGTGGTGCCTACGCGTGTGTGGCGATGATTATCGGTCATGGCATGCTGGCGTTCCGTGACCCGCACGGTATCCGTCCGCTGGTTATCGGTAAACGTACGCTGGAAGATGGCCGTAATGAGTACATGGTGGCTTCTGAGAGTGTGGCACTCGATACGCTGGGCTTTGAGTTCCTGCGCGACGTTGCGCCGGGTGAAGCGGTGTATATCACCGAAAAAGGTCAGTTGTTCACCCGTATGTGTGCCGAGAACCCGCAGTACAATCCGTGCCTGTTCGAATACGTGTATTTCGCGCGTCCGGATTCCTTCATCGATAAAATTTCCGTCTACAGCGCCCGTGTTCGTATGGGTGAAAAGCTGGGCGCGAAAATTGCCCGTGAATGGGAAGACCTGGATATTGACGTGGTGATCCCGATCCCGGAAACCTCCTGCGATATCGCGCTGGAAATCGCCCGCATCCTGGATAAACCGTACCGTCAGGGATTTGTGAAAAACCGCTATGTCGGCCGTACCTTTATCATGCCGGGCCAGCAGGAACGCCGTAAATCTGTACGCCGTAAACTGAATGCTAACCGCGCTGAATTCCGTGATAAAAACGTGTTGCTGGTGGATGACTCCATCGTGCGTGGCACCACCTCTCAACAGATTGTTGAGATGGCGCGTGAAGCCGGAGCACGACGTGTTTATCTGGCGTCTGCGGCGCCGGAAATTCGTTTCCCGAACGTGTACGGTATCGATATGCCAAGCGCGAACGAGCTGATTGCCCATGGCCGTGAAGTCAGTGAAATCAACCAGATAATTGGTGCTGATGCCTTGATCTTCCAGGATCTGAGCGACCTGATCGCCGCAGTGAAAGAAGACAATATGGATATCGAGAAATTCGAATGTTCAGTTTTCGATGGTGTTTACGTCACCAAAGACGTTGACCAGAACTATCTGGAATACCTCGAAGCCCTGCGCAATGACGACGCTCAGGCGTTGCGTGGCCAGCAGGAAGCTGAAAACCTTGAGATGCACAACGAAGGCTGA
- the dedD gene encoding cell division protein DedD, whose product MASKFQNRLVGTVILVALGVIILPGLLDGKKKHYEDEFASIPLVPKPGDVEEQDSVPPVTQSLPAQPPEGADQMMNGEQDDTSPANNTNAANHGNVAPGNTTIEAPPVTTLPEQKKTVQPAPQKPKVIEPKPMVEAKPTVKPKPVEQPKPVEQPKAVAEQPKPVEQPKAVAEQPKPVEQPKAAPAEKAPTGQSYVVQLGALKNAAKANEIVANLRLSGFRAYTVPATPVQGQITRLYVGPDASKQKLEASLPQLQQLSGLGGQVRAYSAH is encoded by the coding sequence GTGGCAAGTAAGTTTCAAAATCGTCTGGTCGGGACGGTCATTCTGGTGGCACTGGGTGTCATCATTTTGCCTGGTTTACTCGACGGCAAGAAAAAGCATTACGAAGACGAATTTGCGTCTATTCCATTGGTGCCAAAACCGGGTGATGTTGAGGAACAGGACTCGGTGCCACCGGTCACGCAATCTTTGCCTGCTCAGCCGCCGGAAGGTGCCGATCAGATGATGAATGGTGAACAGGACGATACAAGTCCTGCCAATAACACCAACGCCGCCAATCATGGCAATGTGGCGCCGGGTAATACCACGATAGAAGCGCCGCCGGTCACCACACTGCCTGAGCAGAAAAAAACGGTGCAGCCTGCTCCTCAAAAACCCAAAGTGATCGAACCGAAACCGATGGTGGAAGCGAAGCCAACGGTGAAACCGAAGCCGGTCGAACAGCCAAAACCGGTTGAACAACCGAAGGCCGTTGCTGAACAGCCAAAACCGGTTGAACAACCGAAGGCCGTTGCTGAACAGCCAAAACCGGTTGAACAGCCGAAGGCTGCGCCGGCAGAAAAAGCGCCGACAGGGCAGTCTTATGTGGTGCAGCTTGGCGCATTGAAAAATGCCGCCAAAGCCAATGAGATTGTGGCGAATCTGCGGTTGTCTGGTTTCCGTGCTTACACAGTGCCTGCAACACCGGTACAGGGGCAGATCACGCGCCTGTACGTCGGCCCGGATGCCTCGAAGCAGAAACTCGAAGCGTCACTTCCGCAACTGCAACAGCTGAGCGGATTGGGTGGGCAGGTTCGCGCTTACTCCGCACACTGA
- a CDS encoding histidine ABC transporter permease HisQ, with amino-acid sequence MLYGYSQVIIQGTLVTLELAISSVILALVIGLIGAGGKLSKNRIVSGFFGCYTTLIRGVPDLVLMLLIFYGLQIALNSVTESLGLTQIDIDPMSAGIITLGFIYGAYFTETFRGAFMAVPRGQIEAATAFGFSGSQIFRRILFPAMMRFALPGIANNWQVILKATALVSLLGLNDVVKATQLAGKGTYQPFYFAIVAGVVYLIFTTLSNGVLVWLDRRYSLGVKRADL; translated from the coding sequence ATGCTGTATGGGTATTCCCAGGTAATTATCCAGGGCACGTTAGTGACACTGGAGCTGGCGATTTCGTCAGTCATTCTGGCGCTGGTGATAGGGTTAATCGGCGCGGGCGGGAAACTGTCAAAGAACCGGATCGTGTCTGGTTTTTTTGGTTGCTACACCACGCTTATTCGCGGCGTACCTGATCTGGTATTAATGTTATTGATTTTCTACGGGTTGCAGATTGCGCTTAACAGCGTCACCGAATCACTGGGATTGACGCAAATTGATATCGATCCGATGAGCGCCGGTATTATCACGCTGGGCTTTATCTACGGGGCTTATTTCACTGAGACGTTCCGTGGTGCGTTTATGGCGGTCCCGCGTGGACAAATCGAAGCTGCGACGGCTTTCGGGTTCAGCGGTTCACAGATTTTCCGACGAATTTTATTTCCGGCCATGATGCGCTTTGCACTGCCGGGTATTGCCAACAACTGGCAGGTTATTCTCAAAGCCACCGCGCTGGTGTCATTGCTGGGTCTGAATGATGTGGTCAAAGCCACGCAACTGGCCGGGAAAGGCACTTATCAGCCGTTCTATTTTGCGATTGTGGCGGGAGTGGTTTATCTGATTTTCACCACGCTGTCGAACGGCGTGCTGGTATGGCTTGATCGCCGTTATTCGCTGGGTGTGAAGAGGGCTGATCTATGA
- a CDS encoding UbiX family flavin prenyltransferase, protein MKRLIVGISGASGAIYGVRLLQVLQSVPDIETHLVMSNAARQTMTLETDLTLRDVHALADVVHDSRDIAASISSGSFKTAGMVILPCSIKTLSGIVNSYTDGLLTRAADVVLKERRRLVLCVRETPLHLGHLRLMTQAAELGAVIMPPVPAFYHRPASVEDIIDQTVNRVIDQFDIELPEDLFVRWQGSR, encoded by the coding sequence ATGAAACGACTTATCGTCGGTATTTCCGGCGCCAGCGGCGCAATCTATGGTGTCAGGCTCTTGCAGGTATTGCAGAGCGTACCTGATATCGAAACACATCTGGTGATGAGCAATGCGGCCCGCCAGACGATGACACTGGAAACCGATCTCACACTACGCGACGTTCATGCGCTGGCCGATGTGGTGCATGATTCCCGCGATATCGCGGCCAGCATTTCTTCCGGTTCTTTTAAAACTGCCGGAATGGTGATTTTGCCCTGCTCGATCAAAACGCTTTCCGGCATCGTAAACAGTTACACCGACGGTTTGCTGACCCGTGCAGCCGACGTGGTGTTGAAAGAGCGCCGCCGTCTGGTGTTGTGTGTGCGTGAAACGCCGCTGCATCTCGGCCATTTACGGCTGATGACCCAGGCCGCTGAACTGGGTGCTGTCATTATGCCGCCGGTTCCGGCGTTTTATCATCGTCCGGCCTCGGTGGAAGATATCATCGATCAGACGGTAAACCGGGTGATTGATCAGTTTGATATCGAACTGCCGGAAGACTTATTTGTTCGATGGCAGGGCAGTCGTTAA
- a CDS encoding ABC transporter permease has translation MIEILQQYGMSLLYSDGYRFTGLAITLWLLISSVVIGGLLAVPMAVGRVSSNKFLRYPIWLYTYIFRGTPLYVQLLVFYSGMYSLEIVRGTDFLNAFFRSGLNCTILALTLNTCAYTTEIFAGAIRAVPHGEIEAANAYGFSRFKLYTCIILPSALRTALPAYSNEVILMLHSTALAFTATVPDVLKIARDINSATYQPFYAFGIAAVIYLCVSFVLIGLFRKAEKRWLAHVKPQAH, from the coding sequence ATGATCGAAATTTTACAACAGTACGGTATGTCTCTGCTCTACAGCGATGGCTACCGTTTTACCGGTCTGGCGATCACCTTGTGGTTACTGATCAGCTCCGTGGTGATAGGCGGATTACTGGCGGTGCCGATGGCGGTGGGGCGCGTGTCTTCTAACAAATTCCTGCGTTATCCGATCTGGCTGTACACCTATATTTTCCGCGGAACGCCGCTGTATGTTCAGTTGCTGGTGTTTTATTCGGGGATGTACAGCCTGGAAATCGTGCGTGGTACCGACTTCCTCAATGCCTTCTTCCGCAGCGGGCTTAACTGTACGATTCTGGCGCTGACGCTCAACACCTGTGCCTACACCACCGAGATTTTTGCCGGTGCTATCCGCGCAGTACCGCACGGCGAAATCGAAGCGGCCAATGCCTACGGTTTCTCACGCTTTAAACTGTACACCTGCATTATTTTGCCGTCGGCATTACGTACGGCGCTGCCTGCTTACAGTAATGAAGTCATTCTGATGTTGCACTCCACCGCGCTGGCATTTACCGCCACGGTACCGGACGTGCTGAAAATCGCCCGCGACATCAACTCGGCGACGTATCAGCCGTTTTATGCTTTCGGGATTGCAGCAGTGATTTATCTTTGTGTTTCTTTTGTCCTGATCGGGCTGTTCCGCAAGGCGGAAAAACGCTGGCTGGCTCACGTAAAGCCCCAAGCTCATTAA
- the hisP gene encoding histidine ABC transporter ATP-binding protein HisP, whose translation MPENKLAVLDLHKRYGDHEVLKGVSLSANAGDVISIIGSSGSGKSTFLRCINFLEKPSEGSISVNNQDIRMVRDTDGQLKVFDKKQLQLLRTKLTMVFQHFNLWSHMTVLENVMEAPVQVLGLSKAEARERAVKYLDKVGIDARAQGKYPVNLSGGQQQRVSIARALAMEPEVLLFDEPTSALDPELVGEVLRIMQKLAEEGKTMVVVTHEMEFARHVSSHVIFLHQGVIEEQGDPAEVFGNPKSARLQQFLSGALK comes from the coding sequence ATGCCAGAAAACAAATTAGCGGTTCTCGATCTCCACAAGCGCTATGGCGACCACGAAGTGCTGAAAGGTGTTTCGTTGTCGGCCAATGCGGGTGATGTGATCAGTATTATCGGTTCATCAGGTTCCGGAAAAAGTACCTTCCTGCGCTGCATTAACTTCCTCGAGAAACCAAGCGAAGGCTCGATCAGCGTTAATAATCAGGATATCCGCATGGTGCGCGACACCGACGGTCAGCTGAAAGTGTTTGATAAGAAGCAACTGCAACTGCTGCGTACCAAACTGACGATGGTGTTCCAGCATTTCAACCTGTGGAGCCACATGACGGTGCTGGAAAACGTCATGGAAGCGCCGGTGCAGGTGCTGGGGCTGAGCAAAGCCGAAGCACGTGAACGTGCGGTGAAATACCTCGATAAAGTGGGCATCGACGCCCGTGCACAAGGTAAATATCCGGTGAACTTGTCAGGCGGTCAGCAACAGCGTGTGTCTATTGCCCGCGCGCTGGCGATGGAACCGGAAGTGCTGCTGTTTGATGAGCCGACTTCCGCGCTGGATCCTGAACTGGTCGGCGAGGTGCTGCGTATCATGCAAAAGCTGGCGGAAGAGGGAAAAACCATGGTGGTGGTAACGCATGAGATGGAGTTTGCCCGTCATGTCTCCAGCCATGTCATCTTCCTGCATCAGGGTGTGATTGAAGAGCAGGGCGATCCTGCTGAAGTCTTTGGCAATCCGAAAAGCGCCCGTCTGCAACAGTTCCTGTCAGGTGCATTGAAGTAA
- a CDS encoding TIGR01777 family oxidoreductase produces the protein MKILITGATGLIGRKLTERLLEQSHQITALSRAPERAAKILGSQVSVWETLEGKTSLDGFDAVINLAGEPIADKRWTKEHKALLCESRWKLTEKLATLINASEKPPAVFISGSAVGYYGDQGQALVPEDEPPNKQFTWQLCARWEALAMSAQSAATRVCLLRTGIVLAEKGGALAKIVLPYRAGLGGPLGDGQQYMPWIHINDIIDGILFLLEHETLSGPFNMVSPYPARNEQFSALLGEVLHRPAFMRAPAPVVRLLMGESAVLVLGGQRAVPRRLEAAGFIFKHQELKETLEDLLG, from the coding sequence ATGAAGATCTTGATTACCGGCGCCACCGGCCTCATCGGAAGAAAATTGACCGAACGGCTTCTTGAGCAATCTCATCAGATCACCGCCCTGAGCCGTGCCCCTGAACGCGCGGCGAAAATACTCGGGTCGCAGGTTTCCGTCTGGGAAACGCTGGAAGGAAAAACCTCGCTCGACGGTTTCGATGCCGTAATTAACCTTGCCGGTGAACCCATTGCCGACAAACGCTGGACCAAAGAACACAAAGCGTTGTTATGCGAGAGCCGCTGGAAGCTGACAGAAAAGCTGGCAACGCTGATTAACGCCAGTGAAAAGCCCCCTGCCGTGTTTATCTCCGGTTCGGCGGTCGGCTATTACGGCGATCAGGGCCAGGCTCTGGTGCCTGAAGATGAGCCGCCTAACAAGCAGTTTACCTGGCAATTGTGTGCCCGCTGGGAAGCACTGGCGATGTCAGCACAAAGCGCGGCGACGCGTGTTTGTTTGCTGCGCACCGGCATCGTACTGGCTGAAAAAGGCGGTGCGCTGGCCAAAATAGTTCTGCCCTACCGCGCCGGTCTCGGTGGCCCGCTCGGTGATGGTCAGCAATACATGCCATGGATCCACATCAACGACATTATTGACGGGATTCTGTTCTTGCTGGAACACGAAACACTTTCCGGCCCGTTCAATATGGTGTCGCCGTATCCGGCGCGCAACGAGCAATTCAGTGCCCTGCTCGGCGAAGTATTGCACCGCCCGGCGTTTATGCGGGCACCCGCGCCTGTGGTGCGCTTGCTGATGGGCGAATCAGCTGTATTAGTGCTGGGTGGTCAGCGGGCAGTGCCGCGCCGGCTGGAAGCAGCAGGGTTTATTTTTAAGCATCAGGAGTTAAAGGAAACGCTGGAGGATTTGCTGGGATGA
- the pepT gene encoding peptidase T: MSTTIATQLTERFYRYLSVTSQSDASATTLPSTPGQHDMARLLAEELHQLGLENIQIDEYATVTAVKSGTKKGGPRIGFITHIDTVDVGLRPDIHPQTLRFTGEDVCLNKALDIWLRPAERPEILPYKGEDIIFSDGTSVLGADNKAAVTVVMTLLENLTAEQEYGDIVVAFVPDEEIGLRGAKALDLARFDVDFAYTIDCCELGEVVYENFNAAAAEITFTGVTAHPMSAKGVLVNPLLMAQDFISHFDRAETPENTEGREGYIWFNGMSASQQGAELKASIRDFDSASFAARKQKIQDVAKEIAAQYPTAKVSVEISDTYSNISSAIGEDRRAIDLIFAGLKEIGVEPKVIPMRGGTDGAALSAKGLLTPNYFTGAHNFHSKFEFLPVNSFVKSYELTVQLCLLAAKD, translated from the coding sequence ATGTCGACAACAATCGCAACACAGCTTACCGAACGCTTCTACCGCTATCTCTCCGTGACATCACAAAGTGATGCCAGCGCGACGACCTTACCCAGCACGCCGGGCCAGCACGACATGGCGCGGTTGCTGGCTGAAGAACTGCATCAGCTGGGTCTGGAAAATATTCAGATCGATGAATATGCCACCGTGACGGCAGTCAAATCCGGCACCAAAAAAGGGGGGCCGCGTATCGGTTTTATCACGCATATCGATACCGTGGATGTCGGCCTGCGCCCGGATATTCATCCGCAGACATTGCGTTTTACCGGTGAGGATGTGTGTCTGAACAAGGCGCTGGATATCTGGCTGCGCCCTGCGGAACGCCCGGAAATCTTGCCTTACAAAGGTGAGGATATTATTTTCAGCGACGGCACCAGTGTGCTGGGTGCGGATAATAAAGCGGCAGTGACGGTGGTGATGACATTGCTGGAAAACCTGACGGCTGAGCAGGAATACGGCGATATCGTGGTGGCGTTTGTGCCTGACGAAGAAATTGGTCTGCGCGGTGCCAAGGCGTTGGATCTCGCCCGCTTTGATGTCGATTTTGCTTACACCATCGACTGCTGCGAACTCGGCGAAGTGGTGTATGAAAACTTCAATGCGGCAGCGGCAGAAATTACCTTCACCGGCGTGACAGCGCATCCGATGTCGGCCAAAGGCGTGCTGGTGAATCCGCTGCTGATGGCGCAGGATTTCATCAGTCATTTTGACCGCGCTGAAACCCCTGAAAACACTGAAGGCCGGGAAGGTTATATCTGGTTCAACGGCATGAGCGCTTCGCAGCAAGGCGCGGAACTGAAAGCTTCTATTCGCGATTTCGACAGCGCCAGTTTTGCCGCCCGTAAGCAGAAAATTCAGGATGTGGCGAAAGAGATAGCCGCGCAGTATCCGACCGCAAAAGTCTCAGTTGAGATCAGCGATACCTACAGCAATATCAGCAGCGCCATCGGCGAAGATCGCCGGGCGATCGACCTGATCTTTGCCGGCCTGAAAGAAATTGGCGTGGAGCCGAAAGTGATCCCGATGCGTGGCGGCACCGACGGCGCAGCATTATCGGCCAAAGGATTACTGACGCCGAACTACTTTACCGGCGCGCACAATTTCCACTCGAAGTTTGAGTTCCTGCCGGTGAATTCGTTTGTGAAGTCCTATGAACTGACCGTTCAGCTGTGCCTGCTGGCTGCGAAAGATTAA
- a CDS encoding ABC transporter substrate-binding protein, which translates to MKHNILKISTGLLALTITSGVCAKTLVYCSEGSPEQFNPQLYTSGTSVDASAAPIYNRLVDFKIGTTELVPSLAESWEVSADGKTYTFHLRKGVKFQSSKLFKPTRDFNADDVIFSFMRQKDENNPYHKISGGTYLNFDSLKMGDLIGSIDKVDDYTVRFNLTRPEAPFVADLAWYFASILSAEYADQMLKAGTPEKLDQDPIGTGPFELVQYQKDTRLLYKAFPDYWQGKSKIDRLVYTITPDASMRLAKLEKNECQVMPFPNPADLDRMRANKDINLMSKAGLNTGFLSFNTQKAPLDNVKVRQALTMAINKPQIIEAVFHGTGTVAKTLLPTGVWSYNDKLVDYDYSPEKAKALLAEAGMPNGFDIDLWAMPVQRPYNPNARRMAEMIQADWAKIGVKAHIVSYEWGEYQTRIRNGEHMAALMGWTTANGDPDNFFGPLFTCNAAKGGSNSAKWCYAPFDQLITEAKETTDHAKRVALYEQAQQMMHDQAPAVMIAHSTIFEPVRKEVTGYEVDPFGKHVFYQVDVKE; encoded by the coding sequence ATGAAACACAACATCTTAAAAATAAGCACAGGTTTACTGGCGTTAACTATCACCAGCGGCGTTTGTGCTAAAACGCTGGTTTACTGCTCCGAAGGCTCGCCTGAGCAATTCAACCCGCAACTTTATACATCGGGCACTTCCGTGGATGCCAGCGCTGCGCCAATTTATAACCGTCTGGTGGATTTCAAAATCGGTACTACAGAACTGGTGCCGAGTCTGGCGGAAAGCTGGGAGGTCAGCGCAGACGGTAAAACCTATACCTTCCACCTGCGTAAAGGCGTGAAATTCCAGAGCAGCAAGTTGTTCAAACCCACCCGCGACTTCAACGCTGACGACGTGATCTTCTCGTTCATGCGCCAGAAAGACGAGAATAACCCTTATCATAAAATTTCCGGCGGCACTTACCTTAACTTCGACAGCTTGAAAATGGGCGATCTTATCGGCAGCATTGATAAGGTGGATGATTACACGGTGCGCTTTAACCTGACACGTCCCGAAGCGCCGTTCGTGGCCGATCTGGCGTGGTATTTTGCTTCCATCCTCTCGGCGGAATATGCCGATCAGATGCTTAAAGCCGGTACACCGGAAAAATTGGATCAGGATCCGATTGGGACCGGGCCGTTTGAGCTGGTGCAGTACCAGAAAGATACGCGTCTGCTGTACAAAGCGTTCCCGGATTACTGGCAGGGCAAATCCAAAATTGACCGTCTGGTGTATACCATTACGCCTGACGCCTCAATGCGCCTCGCCAAACTCGAGAAAAACGAATGCCAGGTGATGCCGTTCCCGAATCCGGCTGATCTGGATCGTATGCGCGCCAATAAAGACATCAACCTGATGAGCAAGGCTGGCCTGAACACGGGTTTCCTGTCGTTCAATACGCAGAAAGCGCCGCTGGATAATGTGAAAGTGCGTCAGGCGCTGACCATGGCCATTAACAAACCACAGATCATTGAAGCGGTGTTCCACGGTACGGGAACCGTCGCGAAAACGCTGCTGCCTACGGGGGTCTGGAGTTACAACGACAAACTGGTGGATTACGATTACTCACCGGAGAAAGCCAAAGCTCTTCTGGCCGAAGCCGGGATGCCGAACGGTTTTGATATCGATTTATGGGCGATGCCGGTACAGCGTCCGTATAACCCGAACGCCCGGCGTATGGCGGAAATGATCCAGGCGGACTGGGCAAAAATTGGCGTGAAAGCGCATATCGTCAGTTACGAATGGGGTGAATACCAGACCCGTATCCGTAACGGCGAACATATGGCAGCGCTGATGGGCTGGACAACGGCGAACGGTGACCCGGATAACTTCTTTGGTCCGCTGTTTACCTGTAATGCCGCGAAGGGCGGTTCGAACTCAGCGAAATGGTGTTACGCGCCGTTTGACCAGTTGATCACCGAAGCGAAAGAAACCACCGATCATGCGAAACGTGTGGCGCTTTACGAGCAGGCCCAGCAGATGATGCACGATCAGGCACCGGCGGTGATGATCGCCCACTCGACCATTTTCGAACCGGTACGCAAAGAAGTGACCGGTTATGAAGTGGACCCGTTTGGGAAACATGTGTTTTATCAGGTGGATGTGAAGGAGTAG
- the argT gene encoding lysine/arginine/ornithine ABC transporter substrate-binding protein ArgT, producing the protein MKKLFKVLPLVMVLASAGSAFAAVPKAINIGTDPTYAPFESKDSSGKLVGFDIDLANEMCKRAAIKCTYVESDFDALIPSLKAKKIDAIISSLSITEKRQQEIDFTEKLYAANARLIAPKGSKVLPTLDALKGKNVGVLQGSTQEAYANAMWQPKGINVVAYQNQDLIYADLASGRLDAAFQDEVAGSEGFLKQAAGKDYAFAGPSVKDDKFFGVGTGMGLRKTDTDLKDALNKAFDSMRKDGTYDKLAKKYFDFDVYGG; encoded by the coding sequence ATGAAAAAGTTGTTCAAGGTTCTCCCGCTGGTTATGGTCTTAGCCAGTGCAGGTAGTGCATTTGCTGCCGTGCCTAAAGCAATTAATATCGGTACTGATCCGACTTACGCCCCATTTGAATCAAAAGACTCCAGCGGCAAGCTGGTTGGTTTTGATATCGACCTGGCCAACGAGATGTGCAAACGTGCAGCCATTAAATGCACTTACGTTGAAAGTGATTTTGATGCGCTGATCCCGTCCCTGAAAGCGAAAAAGATTGATGCGATTATTTCCTCATTATCCATCACTGAAAAACGCCAGCAGGAAATTGATTTCACAGAGAAACTTTACGCCGCTAACGCCCGTCTGATCGCGCCTAAAGGTTCTAAAGTTCTGCCTACTCTGGATGCGCTGAAAGGTAAAAATGTCGGCGTTCTGCAGGGTTCCACTCAGGAAGCTTATGCCAACGCGATGTGGCAGCCAAAAGGCATCAACGTAGTCGCTTACCAGAACCAGGATCTGATTTATGCGGATCTGGCTTCCGGTCGTCTTGACGCGGCATTCCAGGATGAAGTGGCAGGCAGCGAAGGCTTCCTGAAACAGGCTGCAGGTAAAGATTACGCGTTTGCTGGCCCGTCAGTTAAAGACGATAAATTCTTCGGCGTGGGCACCGGCATGGGTCTGCGTAAGACGGATACTGACCTGAAAGACGCACTGAATAAGGCATTTGACAGCATGCGTAAAGACGGGACTTACGACAAACTGGCGAAAAAATACTTCGACTTTGATGTTTACGGCGGCTGA